The following are encoded in a window of Methanobrevibacter ruminantium M1 genomic DNA:
- a CDS encoding metal-dependent hydrolase, whose translation MSSYKGHTIFAFILSLLMFYDPFAIALAVIGANIPDFDHEFKRNHVLIIISIGMILSIFLYLLNLPIYLGLIIALLGLIFLLSSHRGFTHSILGAVVISIAIFLLVYFGMDLSSYFNLNTITNIPLNYVILVGILIFLAVLFLNKQLASIFILLMLFFITLVYFGIVPVFKINVYSLIFSVFLGLFSHMILDSFSPAGIKPFSPFSDRKCYKKLGLLLFALIIALYLILFPNKLDFYLNLLPHFY comes from the coding sequence ATGTCATCTTATAAGGGACACACAATATTTGCTTTTATCTTATCATTGCTCATGTTTTATGACCCTTTTGCAATTGCACTTGCAGTTATCGGAGCAAATATCCCTGACTTTGACCATGAATTTAAGCGAAACCATGTTTTAATCATTATTTCCATTGGAATGATCTTAAGCATCTTTCTTTATTTATTGAATCTGCCTATTTATTTAGGGTTGATAATCGCTTTATTAGGGCTTATTTTCCTTTTATCCTCTCATAGAGGCTTTACTCACTCTATTTTAGGAGCTGTAGTAATAAGCATTGCCATATTTTTATTGGTCTATTTTGGAATGGATCTTTCTTCTTACTTTAATTTGAACACTATTACTAATATTCCATTAAACTATGTTATTTTAGTCGGAATTTTAATATTTTTAGCTGTCCTATTCTTGAATAAGCAATTGGCCTCTATTTTCATTCTTTTAATGCTTTTCTTTATCACTTTGGTTTATTTTGGAATAGTCCCTGTCTTTAAGATAAACGTTTATTCTCTAATATTCTCTGTGTTTTTAGGTCTATTCAGCCATATGATTTTAGATTCATTTAGTCCGGCTGGAATAAAGCCATTCAGTCCTTTTTCAGATAGAAAATGCTATAAAAAATTAGGATTGCTTTTATTTGCTTTGATAATTGCTCTTTATTTGATTTTATTTCCAAATAAATTAGATTTCTATCTTAATCTTCTCCCACACTTTTATTAA
- a CDS encoding succinylglutamate desuccinylase/aspartoacylase domain-containing protein — protein MTQEKNNLDLDHISYETGGFISANKNILNNLNLTKNTKYILKESIKGTPIIKLGTNYPKVMMVAGIHGNELAPQISALNLIDQIHDLDLLGTVYIVPFACPKASMLNSRYFDGKDLNRTSHIEGSVGDLILKKAVELEVSAIGDFHSSAPNSNPGKEGVFCTEVPTMASFRLADFISKVTGSEKIVYSSAGIPFKGALEDEANLKGIPAVTCEVLSAIGYANERICYRSIIQMKAFLQYFGFFDRYME, from the coding sequence ATGACTCAAGAAAAGAATAATTTAGATTTAGATCATATTTCTTATGAGACCGGAGGTTTCATCTCTGCTAATAAGAACATATTAAATAATTTAAATCTTACAAAAAACACTAAATATATATTAAAAGAGTCAATAAAAGGAACTCCTATAATCAAACTTGGAACTAACTATCCCAAGGTCATGATGGTTGCAGGAATTCATGGAAATGAATTGGCTCCTCAGATTTCTGCATTGAATCTTATCGACCAGATTCATGACTTGGACCTTTTAGGAACTGTTTATATTGTTCCATTTGCTTGTCCAAAGGCATCTATGCTTAATTCCAGATACTTTGACGGTAAGGACTTAAACAGGACATCTCATATCGAGGGGTCCGTTGGGGACCTTATTTTAAAAAAGGCAGTTGAGCTTGAAGTTTCAGCCATTGGAGACTTTCATTCATCAGCCCCAAATTCAAATCCAGGTAAGGAAGGGGTATTTTGCACTGAAGTTCCTACTATGGCAAGCTTTAGATTGGCTGATTTCATTTCAAAGGTGACAGGCTCTGAAAAGATAGTCTATTCCTCTGCTGGAATTCCGTTTAAGGGGGCTTTGGAGGATGAAGCCAACCTAAAGGGCATACCTGCTGTAACCTGTGAGGTCTTATCTGCAATTGGCTATGCAAATGAAAGGATTTGCTATAGGTCCATAATTCAAATGAAGGCATTTTTGCAATACTTTGGATTCTTTGATAGGTATATGGAATAG
- a CDS encoding argininosuccinate synthase, whose amino-acid sequence MEKVVLAFSGGLDTTVCVKLLEEEYNYEVVTACVDVGQPQEELEKSQNSADNINAGKHYIIDAKDEFAEEYIARGIKANAEYEGYPLSTALARPLIAMKIIEVAEKEGATAIAHGCTGKGNDQFRFEAIIRSMSDFKVIAPIREMNLTRTEEQAYAKEHGLNLSYDKIYSIDENLWGRAIEGDVLEDPANEPPEEIYEWTKSAEDAKDTPTKVAIEFEEGVPIAIDGEIMGLVDLINKANEIAGENGVGRVDIIENRMIGLKSRETYEVPGAKLLIAAHQALEQLVLTTDELRFAQYMSGLYADLVYSALWQEPLREDIDQAIDHMQRRVSGKVVMKLFKGSIQPLSRESPFSLHSIEQITFEDKETEQSEVEGMIKYHGLQAANYQKLNR is encoded by the coding sequence ATGGAAAAAGTTGTTCTTGCATTCAGTGGTGGATTAGACACCACCGTATGTGTAAAATTATTAGAAGAGGAATACAATTACGAAGTAGTAACTGCTTGTGTTGATGTAGGTCAACCGCAAGAGGAATTGGAAAAGTCACAAAATTCTGCAGACAATATAAATGCAGGAAAACACTATATCATTGATGCAAAAGATGAATTTGCAGAAGAATATATTGCAAGAGGAATCAAGGCAAATGCAGAATATGAAGGCTATCCATTAAGCACAGCTCTTGCAAGACCTTTAATTGCAATGAAAATCATTGAAGTTGCTGAAAAAGAAGGGGCAACTGCAATTGCACACGGATGTACAGGTAAAGGAAATGACCAATTCAGATTTGAAGCAATCATCAGATCCATGTCTGACTTTAAGGTCATTGCTCCTATTAGAGAAATGAACCTTACAAGAACTGAAGAGCAAGCTTATGCAAAGGAACATGGACTTAACCTATCCTATGATAAAATCTACAGTATTGATGAAAACCTTTGGGGAAGAGCCATTGAAGGGGATGTTCTTGAAGACCCTGCCAATGAGCCACCTGAAGAGATTTATGAATGGACCAAGTCTGCTGAAGATGCAAAGGACACTCCTACCAAAGTTGCTATTGAATTTGAAGAAGGAGTCCCTATTGCAATTGACGGAGAAATAATGGGTCTTGTAGACCTAATCAATAAGGCTAATGAGATTGCAGGTGAAAATGGAGTAGGAAGAGTTGACATCATTGAAAACAGAATGATCGGTCTTAAAAGCCGTGAAACCTATGAAGTACCTGGAGCTAAATTATTGATTGCAGCTCACCAAGCTTTAGAGCAATTGGTCTTAACCACTGACGAGCTAAGATTCGCACAGTACATGAGCGGATTATATGCAGACCTTGTCTACTCAGCGCTATGGCAAGAACCTTTAAGAGAAGACATCGATCAAGCAATTGACCATATGCAAAGAAGAGTTAGTGGTAAAGTTGTAATGAAGTTATTTAAAGGCTCCATTCAACCATTAAGCAGAGAATCACCTTTCAGCTTACACAGCATTGAACAGATAACCTTTGAAGATAAGGAAACTGAACAGAGTGAAGTTGAAGGAATGATTAAATACCACGGACTTCAAGCTGCAAATTACCAAAAATTAAATAGATAA
- the sfsA gene encoding DNA/RNA nuclease SfsA encodes MSNLVKAIFKSRPNRFIAEVELNGEIVKAHVPNTGRCKELLVEDAVVYLRPSDNPNRKTKYSLYYVENNGALVAMFSQEANKIVFDAINKNKVKELSNYSIIESEKTIGSSRIDIYLANHKSNFKDNADSKSIGEDSKEDIIDETYVEVKSVTLIKDGVAQFPDAPTDRGRKHLEELISLKKEGIRAVVFFLVEHPNGNSFRPNWENDPKFSETLVKAYDEGVEILVYKTRNDFEGIELVGDCLDFNLNK; translated from the coding sequence ATTAGCAATTTAGTAAAAGCTATTTTTAAAAGCAGACCTAATAGGTTTATTGCAGAAGTTGAGCTTAATGGAGAGATAGTTAAAGCCCATGTGCCAAATACAGGTAGATGCAAGGAGCTTTTAGTTGAAGATGCAGTTGTATACCTTCGACCTAGTGACAACCCTAATAGAAAGACTAAATATTCTCTTTATTATGTTGAAAACAATGGTGCTTTAGTTGCTATGTTCTCTCAGGAAGCCAATAAAATCGTTTTTGATGCAATTAATAAGAATAAAGTTAAAGAACTTTCCAATTATTCAATCATAGAGTCTGAAAAGACTATTGGTAGTTCTAGAATAGATATTTATTTAGCAAACCATAAGAGCAATTTTAAGGATAATGCTGATTCCAAATCTATTGGAGAAGATTCTAAAGAAGATATTATAGATGAAACTTATGTTGAGGTTAAATCAGTTACTCTCATAAAGGATGGTGTTGCTCAATTTCCTGATGCTCCTACAGATAGGGGTCGAAAGCACTTGGAAGAATTGATTTCTCTTAAAAAAGAAGGAATACGTGCTGTAGTGTTCTTTTTAGTTGAACATCCTAATGGAAACAGTTTCAGACCAAATTGGGAAAATGATCCTAAGTTTAGTGAAACCTTGGTGAAGGCATATGATGAGGGTGTAGAGATTCTTGTCTATAAAACTAGAAATGATTTTGAGGGTATTGAACTTGTTGGGGACTGTTTAGATTTTAATTTAAATAAATAG
- a CDS encoding bifunctional ADP-dependent NAD(P)H-hydrate dehydratase/NAD(P)H-hydrate epimerase, giving the protein MDPIDMMATDYNCEYLGLSRLCLMENAGKSISDEIAILSTYKYSRPVKIVIFTGSGGNGGDGFVAARHLLNRGFEVDVYALNTADQIKSGDALDNLKILMNLEPRVSRLSVQFIKDSADLDKIKLDNNSPCIVLDCLLGTGIKGKLREKVRKTVELINAINGLRVAIDVPSGLDPLTGEIADIAVDADYTVCFHKVKTGVKLAGEGKVGGIITCDIGIPIEAELFVEGGDLLRLNNRPSSSHKGNNGKILIVGGSLDYYGAPAISAKASIATGADLVYIYTPKSAALPIKSFSEDFIVKEAKGDYLSIDDLDDILEMASKVDAVLIGPGSAQNEDTMKLFNVLAMKIDKPLVLDADALKLVDFSLINKKEDIIITPHYSEFKSFFKNQIPRDIERNLDNIVNLNDDSDFVKVNDKIDALQSITASFDGSVILKGQYDFIFNKNKLKINRTGNPGMTVGGTGDALAGIAVSLLSQGLDSWTSAILAPYLNGKAGDLAMDAQGYGFGAQDLTQYLGAVMANLID; this is encoded by the coding sequence ATGGATCCAATTGATATGATGGCTACAGATTATAATTGTGAATATTTAGGCCTTTCAAGGCTTTGCTTGATGGAGAATGCAGGTAAATCAATATCTGATGAAATCGCTATTCTTTCTACTTATAAATACTCAAGACCAGTTAAGATAGTGATTTTTACAGGCTCTGGCGGAAATGGTGGAGATGGCTTTGTAGCAGCAAGGCATCTTTTAAACAGGGGCTTTGAAGTGGATGTCTATGCCTTAAACACTGCAGACCAAATCAAGTCTGGTGATGCATTGGATAACCTTAAGATTTTAATGAACCTTGAACCGAGGGTCTCAAGGCTATCTGTCCAATTCATTAAGGATTCTGCTGATTTGGATAAAATCAAGCTTGACAATAATTCCCCTTGCATTGTTCTAGACTGCTTGCTTGGAACTGGCATCAAGGGAAAGCTTAGGGAAAAGGTTAGAAAGACAGTAGAACTTATCAATGCAATAAATGGCTTAAGGGTGGCTATCGATGTTCCTTCAGGTTTGGATCCATTAACTGGAGAGATAGCAGACATTGCCGTTGATGCTGATTATACCGTTTGCTTCCATAAGGTCAAGACTGGAGTTAAGCTTGCCGGTGAAGGGAAGGTTGGAGGCATAATAACCTGTGATATTGGAATCCCTATTGAAGCTGAACTATTTGTTGAAGGAGGAGATCTTCTTAGATTAAATAATAGGCCCTCCTCATCTCACAAAGGAAACAATGGTAAGATCTTGATTGTTGGAGGAAGCCTTGATTATTACGGGGCTCCTGCAATATCTGCTAAGGCCTCAATTGCAACAGGAGCAGATTTGGTTTATATTTACACTCCAAAATCTGCAGCACTTCCAATTAAATCATTCTCTGAAGACTTTATTGTAAAGGAAGCTAAAGGAGATTATCTCTCTATTGATGATTTAGATGATATTCTAGAAATGGCTTCCAAGGTAGATGCAGTGCTAATAGGTCCAGGTTCTGCTCAAAATGAGGATACAATGAAATTATTCAATGTTTTGGCTATGAAAATCGATAAGCCTTTGGTTTTAGATGCTGATGCTCTAAAATTGGTTGATTTTTCTTTAATCAATAAAAAGGAAGATATTATCATAACTCCACATTATTCAGAGTTCAAATCCTTCTTTAAGAACCAGATTCCAAGAGATATTGAAAGGAATTTGGATAATATTGTAAATTTGAATGATGATAGTGATTTTGTTAAGGTGAATGATAAGATTGATGCTTTGCAGAGCATAACAGCTTCCTTTGATGGATCAGTTATTCTAAAGGGACAGTATGATTTTATTTTCAACAAGAATAAGTTAAAAATCAATAGAACTGGAAATCCTGGCATGACTGTTGGAGGAACTGGGGATGCATTGGCGGGAATTGCTGTAAGTCTGCTCTCACAGGGATTGGACAGTTGGACTTCTGCCATATTGGCTCCTTATTTAAACGGAAAAGCAGGAGATTTGGCTATGGACGCTCAAGGATATGGATTTGGAGCACAAGACCTGACTCAATATTTGGGAGCGGTTATGGCTAATTTGATTGATTAA
- a CDS encoding NAD-binding protein, translating into MSEIKKYMEDLKKNKTGLKGILVIILIFAYGILGSYYIMNLNINNSIYYTIITIATVGYGDIIPVTPLEKFFSTSLALTGIGLIAYIFTIIITSFEENLHDIRSGRHMEKRLAKMEDHYILCGFGRVGTAVYEELMKRNQKVIIIEKNEDKLEDIEETENVVPFNANATEDKTLKKLNIDKSLGVIVTTGSDVDNLFIVLTTREMNKDAWIISRASKKENIKRLKHAGANKVISPEVSGGTDIYFAAVQPNLVHITQKHGIDYLEREFEILKKHNCHLENIEYHFPGIKTPVTRTIGVLDEEEKDHFIDMVKNNPEVHESMDVMYETVNGVHSHWISGPDKSHVDMVIEELKKEGNLLGVNLDFKEINEFTKQFKE; encoded by the coding sequence ATGAGTGAAATTAAAAAATATATGGAGGATTTAAAGAAAAATAAAACCGGATTAAAAGGAATCCTCGTTATTATCCTAATATTTGCTTATGGAATTTTAGGGTCTTACTATATAATGAATCTCAACATAAACAATTCTATCTATTATACAATCATAACCATAGCCACTGTAGGATATGGAGACATAATCCCTGTAACCCCTCTGGAAAAGTTCTTTTCCACAAGCTTGGCTCTAACAGGGATTGGATTGATTGCATACATATTTACAATTATCATTACTTCATTTGAAGAAAACTTGCACGACATCAGGAGTGGAAGACATATGGAAAAGAGATTGGCTAAAATGGAAGACCATTATATTCTATGTGGTTTTGGAAGGGTAGGAACCGCAGTTTATGAAGAACTGATGAAAAGAAATCAAAAGGTAATAATTATTGAAAAGAATGAAGACAAGCTGGAAGACATTGAAGAGACTGAAAATGTGGTCCCATTTAATGCAAATGCAACAGAGGACAAGACCCTTAAGAAGCTCAATATTGACAAGTCATTAGGGGTGATTGTAACAACAGGAAGCGATGTAGACAATCTATTCATTGTTCTTACAACAAGGGAAATGAATAAGGACGCTTGGATTATTTCAAGGGCAAGCAAAAAGGAAAATATCAAAAGATTAAAGCATGCTGGAGCAAATAAGGTCATATCCCCTGAGGTAAGCGGAGGAACTGACATTTACTTTGCTGCAGTGCAGCCTAATTTAGTTCATATAACTCAAAAGCATGGCATTGATTATCTTGAAAGGGAATTTGAAATACTTAAAAAGCACAATTGCCATTTGGAAAACATAGAATATCATTTTCCAGGAATTAAGACACCAGTTACCCGGACCATTGGAGTTTTAGATGAGGAAGAGAAGGATCACTTCATTGATATGGTTAAAAACAATCCAGAAGTCCATGAATCCATGGATGTGATGTATGAAACCGTTAATGGAGTTCATTCCCATTGGATTTCCGGACCTGATAAAAGTCATGTTGATATGGTGATTGAAGAGCTGAAAAAAGAAGGAAACCTTTTAGGGGTTAATCTAGACTTTAAGGAAATTAATGAGTTTACTAAACAGTTTAAGGAATAA
- a CDS encoding transglutaminase-like domain-containing protein — protein MKEYLSETKSIDYMNPIIQEKVKELKEQSSDDADYIKRAFLFVRDEIPHSWDIQTNTVSRTASDVLKNKTGICWTKSCLLAALLRANEIPSGISYQLLTIGEDDSFGHMIHALNTVYMDDLDKWIRMDARENVGDDDEEFSLDKDYLAFSPREEFGEVDYQDNNPDLDEKLINLLEKTENLLEMELDF, from the coding sequence ATGAAAGAATACTTAAGCGAAACAAAAAGCATAGATTATATGAATCCGATCATCCAAGAAAAGGTTAAAGAACTAAAGGAGCAATCCTCTGACGATGCAGATTATATAAAAAGAGCATTCCTCTTTGTAAGAGATGAAATTCCACATTCATGGGACATACAGACAAATACAGTCTCAAGGACAGCTAGTGATGTATTGAAAAACAAGACAGGAATATGCTGGACAAAGTCTTGCCTTCTTGCGGCTCTTCTTAGGGCAAATGAAATTCCCTCTGGAATTAGCTATCAGCTACTGACAATTGGAGAAGACGACAGCTTTGGCCATATGATTCATGCTCTAAACACTGTTTATATGGATGATTTGGATAAATGGATTAGAATGGATGCTCGTGAAAATGTAGGAGATGATGATGAGGAATTTAGTTTGGATAAGGACTATTTAGCCTTCTCACCAAGAGAAGAATTCGGAGAAGTAGATTATCAGGATAATAATCCTGATTTGGATGAAAAATTGATTAATCTCTTGGAAAAAACTGAAAATCTTTTGGAAATGGAATTGGATTTTTAG
- the fhcD gene encoding formylmethanofuran--tetrahydromethanopterin N-formyltransferase, protein MEINGVEIKETYAEGFGIKVTRILVTAATAKLAKIAATEATGYATSVIGCPAEAGIDCFVPSECTPDGRPGYAIMICHASKKALDHELMERIGMCVLTAPTAAAFNLLESEDELKTAFKLKYFGDGFEKDCCIDGRKVHSIPIMSGDFIVESTFGFKAGVAGGNFFILAKDQITGVKAAQMAVAAIRNIPGTITPFPGGMVASGSKVGSNKYSFLPASTNEKMCVTLKDQVDSDIREDAEGVFEIVIDGLDEESVKKAMKAGIVAACSVDGVLEISAGNFDGKLGAYILNLHDLF, encoded by the coding sequence ATGGAAATTAATGGTGTAGAAATTAAAGAAACTTACGCAGAAGGATTCGGAATTAAAGTAACTAGAATTTTAGTAACTGCAGCAACTGCAAAACTTGCAAAAATTGCAGCAACTGAAGCTACTGGTTATGCAACTTCTGTAATCGGATGTCCTGCTGAAGCAGGTATTGACTGTTTTGTACCATCTGAATGCACTCCAGACGGAAGACCTGGTTACGCAATCATGATTTGTCACGCTTCTAAAAAAGCTCTTGACCACGAATTAATGGAAAGAATCGGTATGTGTGTCTTAACTGCTCCTACTGCAGCAGCATTCAACTTACTCGAATCTGAAGACGAATTAAAAACCGCTTTCAAACTCAAATACTTCGGTGACGGTTTCGAAAAAGACTGTTGCATTGACGGAAGAAAAGTACACTCCATCCCAATCATGTCTGGTGACTTCATTGTAGAATCCACTTTCGGATTCAAAGCAGGTGTAGCTGGAGGAAACTTCTTCATTTTAGCTAAAGACCAAATTACTGGTGTTAAAGCTGCTCAAATGGCTGTTGCAGCTATTAGAAACATCCCAGGTACTATCACTCCATTCCCTGGAGGTATGGTTGCATCCGGTTCCAAAGTAGGATCCAACAAATACTCATTCTTACCAGCATCCACTAACGAAAAAATGTGTGTAACTTTAAAAGACCAAGTTGACTCTGACATTAGAGAAGATGCTGAAGGTGTATTTGAAATCGTTATTGACGGTTTAGATGAAGAATCTGTCAAAAAAGCTATGAAAGCAGGTATTGTAGCTGCTTGTTCAGTTGACGGAGTTCTTGAAATCAGCGCAGGTAACTTTGACGGTAAGTTAGGTGCATACATCTTAAACTTACACGACTTATTCTAA
- a CDS encoding flippase-like domain-containing protein: protein MKNKKLIIFLIFGLAIMAAMLYFIGIDQVVDALKYSNLWFVLLAVLLQIFTYFLYTWRWQIINKSAGMTLGIWKLLPMVLVSLAVNNITPSGRGGGEPVRAYLLAKEGHYKFEDTFATVIADRALDTFPFVILAILTIIAIIFSVSLPVYWIVILVLCVVGITAIVILLLYVCINEAFGVRLTEWILKITKRFYKNYNDALEKRIVEAVASFQSTMNALIRDKNIIYYALPLSFIIWVFEILRVYVVFLAFGAKVSPIIIGEVFILASLVGMVPLLPGGLGAIDGVMILFYSRSGITASLSAAATVVERSISFGMTTILGLIFLMKYGTSILDASFKLAESEKAENLEEITEDEQKILDQLSEDGDKSEDSDENREEAVLEVLDGEPSIEVVDEEPTIEVIDDEPTIDVLDEKEEAIDEKVKN, encoded by the coding sequence ATGAAAAACAAGAAATTGATAATTTTTTTAATATTTGGTTTGGCAATCATGGCCGCAATGCTATACTTCATCGGTATAGATCAGGTTGTCGACGCTCTCAAATATTCTAACCTTTGGTTTGTTTTATTGGCTGTTTTATTACAGATTTTTACTTATTTCCTCTACACATGGAGATGGCAGATTATAAACAAGAGTGCAGGCATGACCTTGGGAATCTGGAAATTGCTTCCTATGGTTTTAGTAAGCCTGGCGGTAAACAACATCACTCCAAGCGGACGTGGTGGCGGAGAGCCTGTTCGGGCTTATCTTTTAGCAAAGGAAGGTCATTATAAGTTTGAAGACACCTTCGCTACCGTAATCGCCGATAGGGCATTAGACACATTTCCATTTGTCATTCTAGCAATTCTGACAATTATAGCAATTATTTTCAGCGTCTCTTTACCTGTCTATTGGATAGTCATATTGGTTCTTTGTGTTGTAGGAATCACTGCAATAGTTATTCTATTGCTTTATGTCTGTATCAATGAGGCATTTGGCGTAAGGCTTACAGAATGGATTCTAAAGATTACCAAAAGATTCTATAAGAATTATAATGATGCTCTTGAAAAAAGGATTGTTGAGGCTGTTGCAAGTTTTCAATCTACAATGAACGCATTGATTAGGGATAAGAATATTATTTATTATGCATTGCCTTTATCCTTTATTATTTGGGTTTTTGAGATTTTAAGAGTTTATGTGGTCTTTTTAGCCTTTGGTGCCAAGGTATCCCCTATAATAATTGGTGAAGTGTTTATATTGGCATCCCTTGTGGGAATGGTTCCACTGCTTCCAGGAGGCCTTGGGGCTATTGATGGTGTGATGATTTTATTCTATTCAAGGTCAGGAATCACTGCCTCTTTAAGTGCTGCTGCAACTGTTGTGGAAAGGTCAATCTCATTTGGAATGACTACAATATTAGGTCTGATCTTCCTCATGAAGTATGGAACTTCTATTTTGGATGCGTCATTTAAACTTGCAGAAAGCGAGAAAGCTGAAAATCTGGAAGAGATCACTGAAGATGAACAGAAGATATTGGACCAATTATCTGAAGATGGCGATAAATCTGAGGATTCTGATGAAAATAGGGAAGAAGCGGTTCTTGAAGTTTTAGATGGAGAGCCATCTATTGAAGTCGTTGACGAAGAACCGACTATTGAAGTCATTGATGATGAGCCAACTATTGATGTTCTTGATGAAAAAGAAGAAGCCATAGATGAGAAAGTTAAAAACTAA
- a CDS encoding TrkH family potassium uptake protein yields MKRKYITKADLFIVLHYLGYIMQGLGVVLIVPTLVALIYGEYDPIAPFMIPCFVSFVLGTAFSKKFKDYTKLRLKHGMLISSFAWLWASLIGASIMVLSLGIPFVDAIFENMSAWTGSGMTFFVNVEVLPKSILFLRSLEQWLGGLGIVIIFIGILIRAGTAASRLYKSEAREEKIKPNITNTLRKALEIYLIYTAVGIFLFILAGLPIFDAINITFTSISTGGMSIKNANVGFYQDSIVYLISMFLMILGATSFTIHYKIVKTKGKALFKDVQFQLLITLIIVAGAFFIATNKMVPIEELFTIVSAVTTTGANVVDPHVLATWNGSTLIVLMVLMLIGGSSGSTGGGLKLIRIITVLKGMNLTVTNLVSPEGRVVNTRIGGKKINEREIKEASAYIVTFLMFLVFGWIIMTMYGYDPFTALFDVISIQSNNGLSTGIVYGGLPLPLKLTLIFLMWIGRLEIIPVLVLFRTFYGLVNPKRRIKQMKKTNGNDKKTN; encoded by the coding sequence ATGAAAAGGAAATATATTACTAAAGCAGATTTGTTCATCGTACTCCACTATCTTGGATACATAATGCAAGGATTAGGAGTTGTATTAATAGTCCCAACCTTAGTTGCATTAATATACGGAGAGTACGACCCTATTGCTCCTTTTATGATTCCTTGTTTTGTATCATTTGTCTTAGGAACTGCTTTTAGTAAAAAATTCAAAGACTATACCAAGCTTAGGCTTAAGCATGGTATGCTAATATCATCCTTTGCATGGCTATGGGCCTCCCTTATCGGAGCCTCAATCATGGTCCTTTCATTAGGCATCCCATTTGTCGATGCCATCTTTGAAAACATGTCCGCATGGACCGGAAGCGGAATGACTTTTTTTGTAAACGTTGAAGTATTGCCTAAATCCATCCTATTCTTAAGAAGCCTAGAACAATGGCTAGGTGGATTAGGAATTGTAATTATCTTTATCGGAATTCTAATTCGAGCAGGTACTGCAGCATCCAGATTATATAAATCAGAAGCTAGAGAAGAGAAAATCAAGCCAAACATTACAAACACCTTAAGAAAAGCTCTAGAAATCTATTTAATCTATACAGCAGTGGGAATATTTCTTTTCATCTTGGCAGGGCTTCCTATCTTTGATGCCATAAACATCACATTCACAAGCATCTCAACTGGAGGAATGTCCATTAAGAATGCAAATGTGGGATTCTACCAAGACAGCATAGTCTACCTAATCAGCATGTTTCTAATGATTTTAGGTGCAACAAGCTTTACAATACATTATAAGATTGTAAAGACAAAAGGAAAAGCACTTTTTAAAGATGTTCAATTCCAATTATTGATTACCTTAATCATAGTTGCTGGTGCATTCTTTATAGCGACAAATAAGATGGTCCCTATAGAAGAACTCTTTACCATAGTTTCAGCAGTGACAACCACAGGGGCAAATGTGGTTGATCCCCATGTGCTTGCAACATGGAACGGGTCCACATTGATTGTTCTGATGGTCTTGATGCTTATTGGAGGTTCATCAGGATCTACAGGAGGTGGATTGAAGCTCATTAGGATTATTACAGTGCTTAAAGGAATGAACTTGACTGTAACTAACCTAGTTTCACCTGAAGGAAGAGTGGTAAATACCAGAATAGGTGGAAAAAAGATAAATGAAAGGGAAATCAAGGAAGCATCTGCATATATCGTGACTTTCCTTATGTTTTTAGTTTTCGGATGGATAATTATGACAATGTATGGATATGACCCATTCACTGCATTGTTTGACGTGATTTCCATTCAAAGCAATAATGGTTTAAGTACAGGAATCGTGTATGGAGGATTGCCATTGCCTCTTAAGCTAACATTGATATTCCTAATGTGGATAGGCAGATTAGAAATCATACCTGTTTTAGTATTATTTAGAACATTTTATGGTTTAGTCAACCCTAAACGAAGGATTAAGCAAATGAAAAAAACAAATGGAAATGATAAAAAAACAAACTAA